One Megachile rotundata isolate GNS110a chromosome 5, iyMegRotu1, whole genome shotgun sequence genomic region harbors:
- the Edem2 gene encoding ER degradation enhancer, mannosidase alpha-like 2 isoform X2 — protein MACDSLIWGLLMFGCSIQALLATSEDNPLEYMSKEERESLKEEARDMFYHAYNAYMDNAYPADELMPLSCKGRYRGSEPNRGDVDSTLGNFSLTLVDTLDTLVVLGDLEEFENAVKLVARDVSFDTDVIVSLFETNIRMLGGLLSGHILAEYLQQRADIMPWYRGELLNLAKDLGYRFLPAFNTTTGIPYGRINLKYGMKGVPLEISRETCTACAGSMILEMAALSRLTGESIFEEKAQKAMDVLWRMRHRGTDLMGSVLNVHSGDWVRRDSGVGAGIDSYYEYCLKAYILLGDEKYLGRFNKHYQAIMKYVSHGPMLLDVHMHRPNTNSKNFMDALLAFWPGLQVLKGDIKPAVETHEMLYQVMQRHNFIPEAFTTDFQVHWGHHPLRPEFLESTYFLYRATGDHYYLGVGRKVLKSLQTYARVPCGYAAVSDVRTNKHDDTMDSFVLSETFKYLFLLFTEPGELVLDLDEFIFTTEGHLLPLTLASIRTNISLQDFERDTVHVDEMDRTCPNSLHLFPASVRQPLRNMVEDICPRRAIKRRLSALQFQAKTPQDSEEGLLFIQEMVEISKMQSQQTETKPQAVTFVNPSVYPSQKVTLLAGPAHFGLKLQGLNKISGKVIFTDPSFACEDLHNPDSFAGMIAIMFRGNCMFIEKARRIQKAGAIAGIVLDNVDGSSAATSPMFAMSGDGKEVDDVTIPVVFLFSTEASELLKAIAAAKGDLTVTIGNFFSKDDVQLKAPTDLSMFERLKGSLKSFLARQMGIPQTFPSSGTNVDITPEIKQEDAKDVVVSHELRAEIVDDILGGEVRISSSFISINAEKSEDDTLVEKQWRQLKEVFVNQIYLNRKQKASLQIRSFILESYYNWIVEARGGNNNALKVPLREKVLWFLKELAKVFPNPFIMKMDQLMEYNKGKLIKQYLLTKIDVMVLNMKMVNAMLKAIRFESLNSEQMFEIFKLNIARAENDKLLKQLIRVIFYVEDESTTNHFILLDRVNKEVHQEYSEIISAGLIKNWQKHVNSIEKFDALKKTKEYDSTFAEFMTDSSESSKTDIKLKDSSRIPKKDEDIKLGKFEDFEYFKLTEIEKVVKNLEQNTIRKYQEQIDITRDAADNISKEAVNSNKVILNVSLQSQSKTDKLKNKIKYQIEFIKNKIEDFTKDMDSLTDFTKVTNSLENVQLSNVEFQELISNNNPIDKQINEPLLDDSDFQSISGRISSSNAKAAGINEKEEPSEKIEKESTESECSSKNNPNIKHSVYLNVNTNKITSFNLLEDYKKKTWTSKKEENKDSINTQQERETSNRDLNSVEENKLEGRQKYLIEIESKESDVQKHESKHIDDEL, from the exons ATGGCTTGTGATTCGTTGATTTGGGGATTACTTATGTTTGGATGCAGTATACAAGCATTGTTAGCTACATCCGAAGATAATCCACTAGAATATATGAGCAAGGAAGAACGGGAATCATTAaa GGAAGAGGCCAGGGATATGTTTTATCATGcttataatgcttatatg gATAATGCATATCCTGCTGATGAATTAATGCCACTAAGTTGTAAAGGAAGGTACAGAGGATCAGAACCAAATAGAGGTGACGTAGATTCCACACTGGGAAA cTTTTCACTTACATTGGTCGATACCTTAGATACACTTGTG GTATTAGGAGATTtagaggaatttgaaaatgcagtTAAACTTGTTGCCAGAGATGTCAGCTTCGATACAGATGTTATTGTTTCCTTATTTGAAACTAATATTAGGATGCTTGG GGGTCTTTTAAGTGGCCATATATTAGCAGAATATTTGCAACAAAGAGCTGATATAATGCCATGGTACAGAggtgaacttctaaatttagcGAAAGATTTAGGGTACAGATTTTTACCAGCATTTAATACTACTACAGGAATACCATATGGCaga ATAAACTTAAAATATGGCATGAAAGGTGTACCTCTGGAAATATCGAGAGAAACATGTACTGCCTGTGCAGGTAGCATGATTTTAGAAATGGCAGCGTTATCAAGATTAACGGGAGAATCAATTTTCGAG GAAAAAGCACAAAAAGCAATGGATGTTTTATGGAGAATGCGCCATCGTGGTACGGATTTGATGGGCTCTGTATTAAATGTACATTCTGGTGATTGGGTAAGGAGAGATTCTGGAGTAGGAGCGGGTATAGACTCTTATTATGAATATTGTCTCAAAGCATATATTTTATTAG gtGATGAAAAATATCTTGGGCGATTCAATAAACATTATCAAGCCATAATGAAATATGTGAGTCACGGACCGATGTTATTAGATGTCCACATGCATCGACCaaatacaaattccaaaaatttcatgGATGCTTTATTAGCATTTTGGCCTGGTTTACAG GTACTAAAAGGTGATATCAAACCTGCTGTTGAAACACATGAAATGTTATACCAAGTTATGCAGAGACATAATTTTATACCAGAAGCATTTACTACCGATTTTCAG GTGCATTGGGGACATCATCCATTAAGGCCAGAATTTTTAGAATCAACATATTTCCTCTACCGTGCAACTGGTGACCATTATTATTTAGGAGTTGGACGTAAGGTACTCAAAAGTCTACAAACTTATGCCAGAGTACCATGCGGTTATGCAGCTGTATCAGATGTTAGAACTAATAAGCATGATGATACAATGGATAGTTTTGTATTATCggaaactttcaaatatttgtttCTGTTATTTACGGAGCCAGGCGAACTAGTTTTAGATTTGGATGAATTTATTTTCACAACCGAGGGACATTTATTGCCATTAACACTTGCTTCTATACGAACCAATATTTCTTTG caAGACTTTGAGCGAGATACGGTACACGTAGATGAAATGGATCGCACTTGTCCTAATAGTCTACATTTATTTCCTGCATCAGTGCGACAACCTCTGAGAAATATGGTTGAAGATATATGTCCAAGACGAGCAATAAAAAGGAGATTAAGCGCCTTACAATTTCAG gCAAAAACACCACAAGATTCGGAAGAAGGTCTATTGTTTATACAAGAAATGGTTGAAATAAGCAAAATGCAATCGCAACAAACTGAAACTAAACCACAGGCTGTTACGTTTGTAAATCCAAGTGTATATCCTTCTCAGAAGGTTACGCTATTAGCTGGCCCAGCACATTTTGGATTGAAATTACAaggattaaataaaatatctggGAAAGTTATTTTTACTGATCCATCTTTTGCATGTGAAGATCTTCATAATCCAGATAGTTTTGCAGGCATGATAGCAATAATGTTTCGgggtaattgtatgtttatagAGAag gCAAGGCGAATACAGAAAGCTGGTGCTATTGCAGGAATAGTGTTAGATAATGTTGATGGCTCTAGTGCTGCAACATCACCCATGTTTGCAATGTCAGGAGATGGAAAAGAAGTAGACGATGTAACTATTCcagttgtatttttatttagtacTGAAGCTTCTGAACTATTGAAAGCAATTGCTGCTGCAAAAGGAGACCTTACAGTTACAATCg GGAATTTCTTTTCAAAAGATGATGTACAGCTAAAAGCACCTACTGATTTATCAATGTTTGAACGATTAAAAGGATCACTGAAATCTTTCCTTGCTCGACAAATGGGTATTCCACAG ACATTTCCTAGCAGTGGGACAAATGTGGATATAACTCCTGAAATTAAGCAAGAAGATGCAAAAGACGTAGTCGTTTCTCATGAACTACGTGCAGAAATAGTCGATGATATACTTGGCGGGGAAGTAAGGATATCGTCTTCGTTCATCTCTATAAATGCGGAAAAATCGGAGGACGACACGTTGGTAGAAAAACAATGGCGTCAATTGAAGGAAGTGTTTGTCAatcaaatatatttgaatagAAAACAAAAAGCAAGCTTACAAATTAGAAGTTTTATATTAGAAAGTTATTATAATTGGATAGTAGAAGCACGGGGTGGAAATAACAATGCATTAAAGGTACCTTTACGAGAGAAAGTTTTATGGTTCTTAAAAGAACTGGCTAAAGTTTTTCCAAATCCGTTCATTATGAAAATGGACCAATTAATGGAGTATAATAAAGGAAAGTTGATAAAACAGTACTTATTAACAAAGATAGATGTTATGGTCTTAAATATGAAAATGGTTAATGCAATGCTAAAAGCAataagatttgagagtttaaataGTGaacaaatgtttgaaatttttaaacttaatataGCACGAGCTGAAAATGATAAATTGTTGAAACAATTAATACGAGTTATTTTTTATGTAGAAGATGAAAGTACCACTAACCATTTCATTTTATTAGATCGCGTTAATAAAGAAGTGCATCAGGAATATTCTGAAATAATAAGTGCAGGACTAATTAAAAATTGGCAAAAACATGTGAATAGTATCGAAAAATTTGATGCGTTAAAGAAAACAAAAGAGTATGACTCTACATTCGCAGAATTTATGACCGATAGCAGTGAAAGTAGTAAAacagatattaaattaaaagattcATCTAGAATACCTAAAAAGGATGAAGAtataaaacttggaaaattcgaAGATTTTGAATACTTTAAATTAACGGAAATAGAAAAAgttgttaaaaatttggaacaaaATACTATTCGAAAGTACCAAGAACAGATCGATATTACAAGAGATGCTGCAGATAATATTAGTAAAGAAGCTGTTAATTCGAATaaagttattttaaatgtttCCCTTCAAAGCCAAAGTAAAACtgacaaactaaaaaataaaataaaatatcaaattgagtttattaaaaataaaattgaagattttacGAAAGATATGGATTCTTTGACGGATTTCACTAAAGTTACTAATTCTTTAGAAAATGTGCAGTTAAGTAATGTAGAATTTCAAGAACTGATTAGTAATAACAATCCTATTGATAAACAAATCAATGAACCTTTACTAGATGATAGTGATTTTCAATCAATAAGCGGACGTATAAGTTCTTCAAATGCTAAAGCGGCAGGAATAAATGAGAAAGAAGAACCGTcagaaaaaattgagaaagagTCAACCGAGTCGGAATGTAGTAGTAAAAATAATCCAAATATTAAGCATTCCGTTTATCTCAATGTAAATACTAATAAAATCACATCTTTCAATTTACTTGAAGACTACAAAAAGAAAACGTGGACAtcaaaaaaagaggaaaacaaAGATTCTATTAATACTCAACAAGAAAGAGAAACTTCTAATAGAGATTTAAATTCTGTAGAAGAAAACAAATTAGAAGGTAGACAAAAATacttaattgaaattgaaagtaAAGAAAGTGATGTACAGAAACATGAGAGCAAACATATCGATGATGAATTATAA
- the Edem2 gene encoding ER degradation enhancer, mannosidase alpha-like 2 isoform X1: MACDSLIWGLLMFGCSIQALLATSEDNPLEYMSKEERESLKEEARDMFYHAYNAYMDNAYPADELMPLSCKGRYRGSEPNRGDVDSTLGNFSLTLVDTLDTLVVLGDLEEFENAVKLVARDVSFDTDVIVSLFETNIRMLGGLLSGHILAEYLQQRADIMPWYRGELLNLAKDLGYRFLPAFNTTTGIPYGRINLKYGMKGVPLEISRETCTACAGSMILEMAALSRLTGESIFEEKAQKAMDVLWRMRHRGTDLMGSVLNVHSGDWVRRDSGVGAGIDSYYEYCLKAYILLGDEKYLGRFNKHYQAIMKYVSHGPMLLDVHMHRPNTNSKNFMDALLAFWPGLQVLKGDIKPAVETHEMLYQVMQRHNFIPEAFTTDFQVHWGHHPLRPEFLESTYFLYRATGDHYYLGVGRKVLKSLQTYARVPCGYAAVSDVRTNKHDDTMDSFVLSETFKYLFLLFTEPGELVLDLDEFIFTTEGHLLPLTLASIRTNISLQDFERDTVHVDEMDRTCPNSLHLFPASVRQPLRNMVEDICPRRAIKRRLSALQFQANNLEHLKLLSDMGITTLTLADGRVQLLYTFSNAKTPQDSEEGLLFIQEMVEISKMQSQQTETKPQAVTFVNPSVYPSQKVTLLAGPAHFGLKLQGLNKISGKVIFTDPSFACEDLHNPDSFAGMIAIMFRGNCMFIEKARRIQKAGAIAGIVLDNVDGSSAATSPMFAMSGDGKEVDDVTIPVVFLFSTEASELLKAIAAAKGDLTVTIGNFFSKDDVQLKAPTDLSMFERLKGSLKSFLARQMGIPQTFPSSGTNVDITPEIKQEDAKDVVVSHELRAEIVDDILGGEVRISSSFISINAEKSEDDTLVEKQWRQLKEVFVNQIYLNRKQKASLQIRSFILESYYNWIVEARGGNNNALKVPLREKVLWFLKELAKVFPNPFIMKMDQLMEYNKGKLIKQYLLTKIDVMVLNMKMVNAMLKAIRFESLNSEQMFEIFKLNIARAENDKLLKQLIRVIFYVEDESTTNHFILLDRVNKEVHQEYSEIISAGLIKNWQKHVNSIEKFDALKKTKEYDSTFAEFMTDSSESSKTDIKLKDSSRIPKKDEDIKLGKFEDFEYFKLTEIEKVVKNLEQNTIRKYQEQIDITRDAADNISKEAVNSNKVILNVSLQSQSKTDKLKNKIKYQIEFIKNKIEDFTKDMDSLTDFTKVTNSLENVQLSNVEFQELISNNNPIDKQINEPLLDDSDFQSISGRISSSNAKAAGINEKEEPSEKIEKESTESECSSKNNPNIKHSVYLNVNTNKITSFNLLEDYKKKTWTSKKEENKDSINTQQERETSNRDLNSVEENKLEGRQKYLIEIESKESDVQKHESKHIDDEL; encoded by the exons ATGGCTTGTGATTCGTTGATTTGGGGATTACTTATGTTTGGATGCAGTATACAAGCATTGTTAGCTACATCCGAAGATAATCCACTAGAATATATGAGCAAGGAAGAACGGGAATCATTAaa GGAAGAGGCCAGGGATATGTTTTATCATGcttataatgcttatatg gATAATGCATATCCTGCTGATGAATTAATGCCACTAAGTTGTAAAGGAAGGTACAGAGGATCAGAACCAAATAGAGGTGACGTAGATTCCACACTGGGAAA cTTTTCACTTACATTGGTCGATACCTTAGATACACTTGTG GTATTAGGAGATTtagaggaatttgaaaatgcagtTAAACTTGTTGCCAGAGATGTCAGCTTCGATACAGATGTTATTGTTTCCTTATTTGAAACTAATATTAGGATGCTTGG GGGTCTTTTAAGTGGCCATATATTAGCAGAATATTTGCAACAAAGAGCTGATATAATGCCATGGTACAGAggtgaacttctaaatttagcGAAAGATTTAGGGTACAGATTTTTACCAGCATTTAATACTACTACAGGAATACCATATGGCaga ATAAACTTAAAATATGGCATGAAAGGTGTACCTCTGGAAATATCGAGAGAAACATGTACTGCCTGTGCAGGTAGCATGATTTTAGAAATGGCAGCGTTATCAAGATTAACGGGAGAATCAATTTTCGAG GAAAAAGCACAAAAAGCAATGGATGTTTTATGGAGAATGCGCCATCGTGGTACGGATTTGATGGGCTCTGTATTAAATGTACATTCTGGTGATTGGGTAAGGAGAGATTCTGGAGTAGGAGCGGGTATAGACTCTTATTATGAATATTGTCTCAAAGCATATATTTTATTAG gtGATGAAAAATATCTTGGGCGATTCAATAAACATTATCAAGCCATAATGAAATATGTGAGTCACGGACCGATGTTATTAGATGTCCACATGCATCGACCaaatacaaattccaaaaatttcatgGATGCTTTATTAGCATTTTGGCCTGGTTTACAG GTACTAAAAGGTGATATCAAACCTGCTGTTGAAACACATGAAATGTTATACCAAGTTATGCAGAGACATAATTTTATACCAGAAGCATTTACTACCGATTTTCAG GTGCATTGGGGACATCATCCATTAAGGCCAGAATTTTTAGAATCAACATATTTCCTCTACCGTGCAACTGGTGACCATTATTATTTAGGAGTTGGACGTAAGGTACTCAAAAGTCTACAAACTTATGCCAGAGTACCATGCGGTTATGCAGCTGTATCAGATGTTAGAACTAATAAGCATGATGATACAATGGATAGTTTTGTATTATCggaaactttcaaatatttgtttCTGTTATTTACGGAGCCAGGCGAACTAGTTTTAGATTTGGATGAATTTATTTTCACAACCGAGGGACATTTATTGCCATTAACACTTGCTTCTATACGAACCAATATTTCTTTG caAGACTTTGAGCGAGATACGGTACACGTAGATGAAATGGATCGCACTTGTCCTAATAGTCTACATTTATTTCCTGCATCAGTGCGACAACCTCTGAGAAATATGGTTGAAGATATATGTCCAAGACGAGCAATAAAAAGGAGATTAAGCGCCTTACAATTTCAG GCGAATAATTTGGaacatttaaaattgttaagtgATATGGGAATAACAACATTAACTTTAGCTGATGGACGTGTTCAACTCttatatacattttcaaat gCAAAAACACCACAAGATTCGGAAGAAGGTCTATTGTTTATACAAGAAATGGTTGAAATAAGCAAAATGCAATCGCAACAAACTGAAACTAAACCACAGGCTGTTACGTTTGTAAATCCAAGTGTATATCCTTCTCAGAAGGTTACGCTATTAGCTGGCCCAGCACATTTTGGATTGAAATTACAaggattaaataaaatatctggGAAAGTTATTTTTACTGATCCATCTTTTGCATGTGAAGATCTTCATAATCCAGATAGTTTTGCAGGCATGATAGCAATAATGTTTCGgggtaattgtatgtttatagAGAag gCAAGGCGAATACAGAAAGCTGGTGCTATTGCAGGAATAGTGTTAGATAATGTTGATGGCTCTAGTGCTGCAACATCACCCATGTTTGCAATGTCAGGAGATGGAAAAGAAGTAGACGATGTAACTATTCcagttgtatttttatttagtacTGAAGCTTCTGAACTATTGAAAGCAATTGCTGCTGCAAAAGGAGACCTTACAGTTACAATCg GGAATTTCTTTTCAAAAGATGATGTACAGCTAAAAGCACCTACTGATTTATCAATGTTTGAACGATTAAAAGGATCACTGAAATCTTTCCTTGCTCGACAAATGGGTATTCCACAG ACATTTCCTAGCAGTGGGACAAATGTGGATATAACTCCTGAAATTAAGCAAGAAGATGCAAAAGACGTAGTCGTTTCTCATGAACTACGTGCAGAAATAGTCGATGATATACTTGGCGGGGAAGTAAGGATATCGTCTTCGTTCATCTCTATAAATGCGGAAAAATCGGAGGACGACACGTTGGTAGAAAAACAATGGCGTCAATTGAAGGAAGTGTTTGTCAatcaaatatatttgaatagAAAACAAAAAGCAAGCTTACAAATTAGAAGTTTTATATTAGAAAGTTATTATAATTGGATAGTAGAAGCACGGGGTGGAAATAACAATGCATTAAAGGTACCTTTACGAGAGAAAGTTTTATGGTTCTTAAAAGAACTGGCTAAAGTTTTTCCAAATCCGTTCATTATGAAAATGGACCAATTAATGGAGTATAATAAAGGAAAGTTGATAAAACAGTACTTATTAACAAAGATAGATGTTATGGTCTTAAATATGAAAATGGTTAATGCAATGCTAAAAGCAataagatttgagagtttaaataGTGaacaaatgtttgaaatttttaaacttaatataGCACGAGCTGAAAATGATAAATTGTTGAAACAATTAATACGAGTTATTTTTTATGTAGAAGATGAAAGTACCACTAACCATTTCATTTTATTAGATCGCGTTAATAAAGAAGTGCATCAGGAATATTCTGAAATAATAAGTGCAGGACTAATTAAAAATTGGCAAAAACATGTGAATAGTATCGAAAAATTTGATGCGTTAAAGAAAACAAAAGAGTATGACTCTACATTCGCAGAATTTATGACCGATAGCAGTGAAAGTAGTAAAacagatattaaattaaaagattcATCTAGAATACCTAAAAAGGATGAAGAtataaaacttggaaaattcgaAGATTTTGAATACTTTAAATTAACGGAAATAGAAAAAgttgttaaaaatttggaacaaaATACTATTCGAAAGTACCAAGAACAGATCGATATTACAAGAGATGCTGCAGATAATATTAGTAAAGAAGCTGTTAATTCGAATaaagttattttaaatgtttCCCTTCAAAGCCAAAGTAAAACtgacaaactaaaaaataaaataaaatatcaaattgagtttattaaaaataaaattgaagattttacGAAAGATATGGATTCTTTGACGGATTTCACTAAAGTTACTAATTCTTTAGAAAATGTGCAGTTAAGTAATGTAGAATTTCAAGAACTGATTAGTAATAACAATCCTATTGATAAACAAATCAATGAACCTTTACTAGATGATAGTGATTTTCAATCAATAAGCGGACGTATAAGTTCTTCAAATGCTAAAGCGGCAGGAATAAATGAGAAAGAAGAACCGTcagaaaaaattgagaaagagTCAACCGAGTCGGAATGTAGTAGTAAAAATAATCCAAATATTAAGCATTCCGTTTATCTCAATGTAAATACTAATAAAATCACATCTTTCAATTTACTTGAAGACTACAAAAAGAAAACGTGGACAtcaaaaaaagaggaaaacaaAGATTCTATTAATACTCAACAAGAAAGAGAAACTTCTAATAGAGATTTAAATTCTGTAGAAGAAAACAAATTAGAAGGTAGACAAAAATacttaattgaaattgaaagtaAAGAAAGTGATGTACAGAAACATGAGAGCAAACATATCGATGATGAATTATAA
- the Edem2 gene encoding ER degradation enhancer, mannosidase alpha-like 2 isoform X3 has product MACDSLIWGLLMFGCSIQALLATSEDNPLEYMSKEERESLKEEARDMFYHAYNAYMDNAYPADELMPLSCKGRYRGSEPNRGDVDSTLGNFSLTLVDTLDTLVVLGDLEEFENAVKLVARDVSFDTDVIVSLFETNIRMLGGLLSGHILAEYLQQRADIMPWYRGELLNLAKDLGYRFLPAFNTTTGIPYGRINLKYGMKGVPLEISRETCTACAGSMILEMAALSRLTGESIFEEKAQKAMDVLWRMRHRGTDLMGSVLNVHSGDWVRRDSGVGAGIDSYYEYCLKAYILLGDEKYLGRFNKHYQAIMKYVSHGPMLLDVHMHRPNTNSKNFMDALLAFWPGLQVLKGDIKPAVETHEMLYQVMQRHNFIPEAFTTDFQVHWGHHPLRPEFLESTYFLYRATGDHYYLGVGRKVLKSLQTYARVPCGYAAVSDVRTNKHDDTMDSFVLSETFKYLFLLFTEPGELVLDLDEFIFTTEGHLLPLTLASIRTNISLQDFERDTVHVDEMDRTCPNSLHLFPASVRQPLRNMVEDICPRRAIKRRLSALQFQANNLEHLKLLSDMGITTLTLADGRVQLLYTFSNAKTPQDSEEGLLFIQEMVEISKMQSQQTETKPQAVTFVNPSVYPSQKVTLLAGPAHFGLKLQGLNKISGKVIFTDPSFACEDLHNPDSFAGMIAIMFRGNCMFIEKARRIQKAGAIAGIVLDNVDGSSAATSPMFAMSGDGKEVDDVTIPVVFLFSTEASELLKAIAAAKGDLTVTIGNFFSKDDVQLKAPTDLSMFERLKGSLKSFLARQMGIPQVFANIFLNILNC; this is encoded by the exons ATGGCTTGTGATTCGTTGATTTGGGGATTACTTATGTTTGGATGCAGTATACAAGCATTGTTAGCTACATCCGAAGATAATCCACTAGAATATATGAGCAAGGAAGAACGGGAATCATTAaa GGAAGAGGCCAGGGATATGTTTTATCATGcttataatgcttatatg gATAATGCATATCCTGCTGATGAATTAATGCCACTAAGTTGTAAAGGAAGGTACAGAGGATCAGAACCAAATAGAGGTGACGTAGATTCCACACTGGGAAA cTTTTCACTTACATTGGTCGATACCTTAGATACACTTGTG GTATTAGGAGATTtagaggaatttgaaaatgcagtTAAACTTGTTGCCAGAGATGTCAGCTTCGATACAGATGTTATTGTTTCCTTATTTGAAACTAATATTAGGATGCTTGG GGGTCTTTTAAGTGGCCATATATTAGCAGAATATTTGCAACAAAGAGCTGATATAATGCCATGGTACAGAggtgaacttctaaatttagcGAAAGATTTAGGGTACAGATTTTTACCAGCATTTAATACTACTACAGGAATACCATATGGCaga ATAAACTTAAAATATGGCATGAAAGGTGTACCTCTGGAAATATCGAGAGAAACATGTACTGCCTGTGCAGGTAGCATGATTTTAGAAATGGCAGCGTTATCAAGATTAACGGGAGAATCAATTTTCGAG GAAAAAGCACAAAAAGCAATGGATGTTTTATGGAGAATGCGCCATCGTGGTACGGATTTGATGGGCTCTGTATTAAATGTACATTCTGGTGATTGGGTAAGGAGAGATTCTGGAGTAGGAGCGGGTATAGACTCTTATTATGAATATTGTCTCAAAGCATATATTTTATTAG gtGATGAAAAATATCTTGGGCGATTCAATAAACATTATCAAGCCATAATGAAATATGTGAGTCACGGACCGATGTTATTAGATGTCCACATGCATCGACCaaatacaaattccaaaaatttcatgGATGCTTTATTAGCATTTTGGCCTGGTTTACAG GTACTAAAAGGTGATATCAAACCTGCTGTTGAAACACATGAAATGTTATACCAAGTTATGCAGAGACATAATTTTATACCAGAAGCATTTACTACCGATTTTCAG GTGCATTGGGGACATCATCCATTAAGGCCAGAATTTTTAGAATCAACATATTTCCTCTACCGTGCAACTGGTGACCATTATTATTTAGGAGTTGGACGTAAGGTACTCAAAAGTCTACAAACTTATGCCAGAGTACCATGCGGTTATGCAGCTGTATCAGATGTTAGAACTAATAAGCATGATGATACAATGGATAGTTTTGTATTATCggaaactttcaaatatttgtttCTGTTATTTACGGAGCCAGGCGAACTAGTTTTAGATTTGGATGAATTTATTTTCACAACCGAGGGACATTTATTGCCATTAACACTTGCTTCTATACGAACCAATATTTCTTTG caAGACTTTGAGCGAGATACGGTACACGTAGATGAAATGGATCGCACTTGTCCTAATAGTCTACATTTATTTCCTGCATCAGTGCGACAACCTCTGAGAAATATGGTTGAAGATATATGTCCAAGACGAGCAATAAAAAGGAGATTAAGCGCCTTACAATTTCAG GCGAATAATTTGGaacatttaaaattgttaagtgATATGGGAATAACAACATTAACTTTAGCTGATGGACGTGTTCAACTCttatatacattttcaaat gCAAAAACACCACAAGATTCGGAAGAAGGTCTATTGTTTATACAAGAAATGGTTGAAATAAGCAAAATGCAATCGCAACAAACTGAAACTAAACCACAGGCTGTTACGTTTGTAAATCCAAGTGTATATCCTTCTCAGAAGGTTACGCTATTAGCTGGCCCAGCACATTTTGGATTGAAATTACAaggattaaataaaatatctggGAAAGTTATTTTTACTGATCCATCTTTTGCATGTGAAGATCTTCATAATCCAGATAGTTTTGCAGGCATGATAGCAATAATGTTTCGgggtaattgtatgtttatagAGAag gCAAGGCGAATACAGAAAGCTGGTGCTATTGCAGGAATAGTGTTAGATAATGTTGATGGCTCTAGTGCTGCAACATCACCCATGTTTGCAATGTCAGGAGATGGAAAAGAAGTAGACGATGTAACTATTCcagttgtatttttatttagtacTGAAGCTTCTGAACTATTGAAAGCAATTGCTGCTGCAAAAGGAGACCTTACAGTTACAATCg GGAATTTCTTTTCAAAAGATGATGTACAGCTAAAAGCACCTACTGATTTATCAATGTTTGAACGATTAAAAGGATCACTGAAATCTTTCCTTGCTCGACAAATGGGTATTCCACAG GTTTTTGCGAATatctttttaaacatattaaattGTTGA